One stretch of Halalkalicoccus tibetensis DNA includes these proteins:
- a CDS encoding penicillin acylase family protein has translation MVNGNTNHGGAEDQQDNQWWLSRRAFGGLTAGALTAPYFTGVGAAGGDKKVGKIKSDTYTLDGLRESAEILVDQWGVPHMYADNIEDIAFVQGFNAARDRLWQIDLWHRRYLGELSEVFGDDWVEYDRAARLFTYRDDMDDEWGAYGPDAETIATGFANGVNAFIDKTADNPDLLPVEFKALDYEPRQWAPEDIVQMRAHAITLNLSNEVQRAVTLREFDEDVERVREWLNPEDWELEIPDGLDLDLIPEDVLDVFSMATMAHTSISFEEEDVRNSEVLDDLSTVKRANNVGEPTASDVPELMDMESPSASNNWAVGPELTETGRPIVANDPHRAHGVPSLRYIAHISSPEFNVIGAGEPGLPGISIGHNGHTAFGLTIIYIDQQDLYVYETNPDNPNEYRYEDEWESMDVETETLEVRDGDDCKIELKFTRHGPVIHEDPERNVAFAVRTVWTDPGTNAYFGGLGYMRAENLDEFQAAMEGELTDEMRGWGAPPENQVAADTDGNIGWFPGGRTPVRENWDGLLPVPGDGRYEWDGYLHQSNLPREVNPDRGWVATANQFNLPEDYPVDDPPIGFDGWAAPYRYNRIEEVLSEFSEEMPHSLEDSTDLQTDFLSIPIRILTNALAETEPEEEQLIEMQEWLSEWDNVLDADSSEAALAEVWFENHLQDAVTAELVDEEAVEHIGTADVQVILGAVENPEEYFEENAVETRDDVLLSTLQDAISEVEELLGEDREEWEWGDLKHAYFEHALAAGVSDESAESLNVGPQPMGGSGYTVWNANYNDDFQLTSGASWRMVIDVGEWNNSVAMSVPGQSGDPESPFYDNLLDKFVAGEYFPLLYTRNAIEGACTQHIALEPADEE, from the coding sequence ATGGTGAATGGTAACACCAACCACGGAGGAGCAGAAGATCAACAAGATAACCAGTGGTGGTTATCACGCCGGGCATTCGGTGGACTCACCGCAGGCGCACTCACAGCCCCATACTTTACTGGAGTCGGCGCCGCCGGTGGCGACAAAAAAGTAGGCAAAATAAAATCGGACACCTATACGTTAGACGGCCTTCGAGAATCGGCAGAAATTCTCGTCGATCAATGGGGAGTGCCCCATATGTACGCAGATAACATTGAGGATATTGCGTTCGTACAAGGATTTAACGCTGCTCGAGACCGACTCTGGCAGATCGATCTCTGGCATCGCCGCTACCTCGGTGAACTCTCCGAAGTTTTCGGAGATGACTGGGTTGAGTACGATCGCGCTGCGCGACTCTTCACCTATCGTGACGACATGGATGATGAGTGGGGTGCATATGGACCTGATGCCGAAACAATTGCTACGGGTTTCGCAAATGGCGTTAATGCATTTATCGACAAAACGGCTGACAACCCGGATCTGTTGCCGGTTGAATTCAAAGCGCTCGACTATGAACCCCGGCAATGGGCGCCCGAAGATATCGTTCAAATGCGTGCGCATGCAATTACGCTCAACTTATCGAATGAAGTCCAACGAGCAGTAACGCTCCGAGAGTTCGACGAAGACGTCGAACGCGTACGAGAATGGCTCAATCCAGAAGACTGGGAACTCGAGATCCCGGACGGACTTGACCTTGATCTCATCCCAGAAGACGTCCTCGACGTATTCAGCATGGCCACGATGGCCCATACGAGCATCTCCTTTGAGGAAGAAGACGTTCGTAATTCAGAGGTGCTTGATGACCTCTCAACAGTAAAACGTGCGAACAATGTGGGTGAACCGACAGCGTCTGATGTCCCGGAGCTGATGGACATGGAGAGTCCATCTGCGAGTAACAACTGGGCTGTTGGCCCGGAACTGACCGAGACAGGGAGGCCAATCGTAGCGAACGATCCTCACCGAGCGCATGGTGTCCCCTCACTACGCTATATAGCCCACATCAGCTCGCCTGAATTCAACGTTATCGGTGCAGGCGAACCTGGTCTCCCCGGTATCTCAATTGGACATAACGGACACACAGCATTTGGGCTAACGATCATCTATATCGATCAGCAGGATCTGTACGTCTATGAAACGAACCCAGATAATCCCAACGAGTACCGTTATGAGGACGAATGGGAATCAATGGACGTAGAGACAGAAACTCTGGAAGTCCGCGACGGCGATGACTGTAAAATCGAACTGAAATTCACGAGACACGGCCCAGTCATCCATGAGGATCCTGAGAGGAATGTCGCCTTTGCCGTCCGTACCGTGTGGACAGATCCCGGTACGAACGCGTATTTCGGTGGTCTTGGTTATATGCGCGCAGAAAACCTTGATGAGTTCCAGGCTGCGATGGAAGGTGAACTCACAGATGAGATGAGAGGCTGGGGAGCGCCACCAGAAAACCAAGTTGCTGCTGATACAGATGGAAACATCGGTTGGTTCCCTGGAGGGAGAACACCGGTCCGCGAGAACTGGGACGGCTTGCTGCCTGTCCCAGGTGATGGACGGTACGAATGGGATGGGTATCTCCATCAGTCGAACCTCCCACGAGAAGTCAACCCTGATCGTGGGTGGGTTGCGACAGCGAACCAGTTCAACTTACCTGAGGACTATCCAGTTGATGACCCACCAATCGGGTTTGACGGCTGGGCAGCACCGTATCGCTACAACCGTATCGAGGAAGTGCTGTCGGAATTCTCCGAAGAGATGCCCCACTCGCTCGAAGATTCTACGGACTTGCAGACCGATTTCCTTTCGATCCCGATCCGGATCCTTACGAACGCGCTTGCTGAAACAGAGCCGGAGGAAGAGCAGTTGATTGAGATGCAAGAATGGCTCTCAGAGTGGGATAACGTCCTTGATGCTGACTCAAGCGAGGCAGCACTTGCGGAAGTCTGGTTCGAGAACCATCTTCAAGATGCGGTTACAGCTGAACTCGTCGACGAAGAGGCGGTTGAACACATTGGGACAGCAGATGTGCAGGTGATTTTAGGGGCGGTCGAAAATCCGGAGGAGTACTTCGAGGAAAATGCGGTCGAAACCCGTGATGACGTGTTGCTCTCGACACTCCAAGATGCGATCAGTGAGGTAGAAGAGCTGTTAGGAGAAGACCGCGAGGAATGGGAGTGGGGCGACCTCAAACATGCGTACTTTGAACACGCACTAGCAGCCGGTGTGAGCGACGAGTCGGCCGAATCGCTCAACGTGGGTCCACAACCGATGGGCGGGAGTGGATACACGGTATGGAACGCAAATTACAACGATGACTTTCAGTTGACGTCGGGAGCATCATGGCGAATGGTTATTGACGTCGGCGAGTGGAACAACTCAGTGGCTATGAGCGTTCCAGGCCAGTCAGGGGATCCAGAAAGTCCATTCTATGACAATCTACTTGATAAGTTCGTGGCTGGCGAGTACTTCCCACTCTTGTATACTCGCAACGCAATTGAAGGGGCATGCACACAACATATCGCACTTGAACCTGCAGACGAAGAATAG
- a CDS encoding HVO_0649 family zinc finger protein, with protein MSHRLSGRSPFERVHDRYENSEKKCPECGHIDEDAEWNSETNGRTVVYTYRCSSCEATRRHMFNLER; from the coding sequence ATGTCACATAGGCTATCAGGGAGGAGTCCCTTCGAACGGGTACACGACCGGTACGAGAATTCGGAGAAAAAATGCCCGGAGTGTGGTCATATCGACGAAGACGCCGAATGGAACTCAGAAACGAACGGACGTACCGTCGTGTATACGTATCGATGCTCGAGTTGTGAGGCGACCCGTCGTCATATGTTCAACCTCGAGAGATAG